From Armatimonadota bacterium:
GATCAGGAACTCCTGGCCCTCGTTTCGCCCCACCTTCACGCGCACCCAGGCATTCCGAAGGAACCGCTCCGTGAGCCCCACGAGGAGGCCGATGGCCGATCCGGTGAGCGTGAGGGCGGTCCCTCGCATCATCGCACCGGTCAGGAAGAAGAAGGGGCTGCGGCCGTCTGCCGTAGTGGATTCGACTGTCGCGCTCATAAGGGCGAAGACACAGCCACCGACGAATCCGCCCAGGACGCCGCCAATGGCGCCGTTGCGGCTGCGCTGGGTGCTGCCGTTGATGCCGCCCTGGAGGACGCCGAGGCCGAATCCGATTCCGGCCCAGCCAAGTGATCGGGCGAAGATTTCAAGCAGGTACCCGAACGGGCCGAAAACGCTGTTGTGCGTGAGCGCTTCGGCCATACCGGTCAGGGGTTGGTAGATGGTCTGTCCGAGCGCGAGCCCGATCCCGCCGCCGATCGCCCCGTAGAGCAGCCCGAGGCCCATATAGCGGTTCCGGCGGCCGCTGGAACCCGAGCCGTACGCCGCGGCAATCGCTGCGCCGATCGACATTCCGACCACGATCCCGAATACGATCAACCGGCTCCACGTTACCGGTACAACCGCCTGGCCGGGCTCGCGGTCAGCGGTTATCCATGGGCACGGTTCCGTCAGACACCAGCCGATGAAGCCGCCCAGGGTGCCCGCAAGCCATTGCTGTGTAATCCTCGAACGCATTCCCTATGCCTCGAACCTGAAGCGCGAAGCGCCCATCACGATTTCGTCTCCGCCCCGGAGCATCTGACGGTCCACCTTTCGGCCGTTGACCCACGTGCCGTTGGAAGAGCCATTGTCGACCATCGTGACGCTGGAGCCCACCGTTTCGACGCTGGCGTGGTGGCGCGACAGCGAGGCGTCGTCGGGGATCGATATGTCGCGGGAGGGATCGCGGCCGATCGACATGGTTCCGACCAGATTGAACGTCGACGCCGCCTTCGGGCCTGCCACGCACACGAGCCTCGGCACACCGCCTGGCGCAGGGGCGACGGACGCTGAAACGGGTGCGCCGGGAGCGACGGCACAGTTGGCGCACGGCGCATTCGGATCCTTGCGCGCGCCACAGAAGGGACAGATTGTCGGGTCCACCGGCTTGGGTGGTTCCGCAGTGACAACGGGGATCGGTTCCGAATCGTCCGGCAATTGCACGCCTGCCGCGGCGAGGGCGGACTGCACGGTTACTCCCTTGTTCCGGAGCGAGCGGGCGACGTAAAGGCCGACGAATCCGAACGCGAGAAGCGCAATCAGAAAACCGATGAAACCGGTCAGGAAGCCGCCGGTCCGGAGGGATGGGGGGCGCGTGGTTTGCGGCTGCGTGGTCGTCTTGCTCTGTGATGGCGCGATAGTTTTCATGCCATCCGGCAGCGTGACGACCGCAGGCAGCTCGAGAACGGGCGTTTCCCGCTTGAGTGGCAGGCGCAACGAGATGGTCTGCCGGTTCGTTAGCGCTCCCTGTTGAACGGTTACGGCGCCATCGCCGCTGGCGACGTACCGGAACACCGCCGCTCCTTCGTCCCGGGCGCTTAGCTGAACGGACTGCTCCATGCCTGCGCCGTCCCTAAGTGTTGCGATCGCGGTATCCGGTATACCACCCTTCGCATCGGCGACCCGTATCATCACTTCCGAAATGAACTTGAAGCTCTCCGGTTTGATAACGATCGTGCCTTCGGGTGGCAGAGGCGCCATCGCGGAGTTGCCGGTGGATTGGTCGATAACCCGGACGGTGGGCTTGCCCTTGCCCGTGAGGGCTTTGGAGGCGTCTGTGAGGGACAGGGATTTCACGTTCTCGGCGGGCAGGCTCAGTCGGACGGCGCTGTCTTCGTAAAGGGATACGGAGTATTTGCCGGGCTTGGCGAACTGCAGAGTGACGGCGGCGTGACACGCCACGCATGCGAACAACACACCGAGGGGGCTAGACCAGTACTTCGGCTTCATGGGTGGTGAGCATCTCCTCCCGCGCGCGGGGCAGCAGTTTCAGCATCGTGGCCGCGCCTACGGTTCCACCAAGTCTTGACGCCGCCAGAACGCCCATGGTTCCATGCCAACGGACGCCGACGAGCGCTGCGTCCATCGGTGACAGTCCCTGCGAAAGCAGCGCGCCGATGACCCCGCTGAGCACGTCACCGGAGCCCCCGGTCGCAAGGACGTTGCTGCTGACTGTGTTGACGACCACGTGGCCGTCCGGGCCGCAGACGAGCGTGTGGGCCCCTTTGAGAACGACGGTGGCGTTGAATGCCCGCGCGGCGGAGCGGACCGCCGAAACGCGGTCATCCTGTACTTCTGCCACGGTCGTCCCCAACAGCCTTGCCATCTCGCCCGGGTGCGGCGTGAGAACCGAATTCGGCGGAGGGGTCAGTCCCAGAGACGCCAAAATGTTCAGCGCGTCGGCGTCTATCAGCGTGGGCTTGCCAACCCTCGCCAGGAAGCCCGCAACGAACTCGGGGACGCCTTCACCCTGGGACAAACCGGGGCCGAGCACAACGGCCTTCGCGGCTTTCAAGAGATCAAGAACCGGGTCGATCGATTCCGGTGAAAAACGCGGCCGCCCGGACGACGGCACGGGCCGCGCCATCGCCTCCGTCAGTTTCCGCTCCATCACCGGTACCAGCGGGTCCGGGCAAGCCAGGTACACGAGTCCGGCGCCGGCATTGACCGCCGCGTTGCAAGACATAGCCGGAGCCCCCGTCATACCGCGGGAGCCTGCCACCACGAGGAGAGCGCCACGCCTGCCTTTATGCGCGTCTTTCGGCCATTGGGGCACGCGCTCCCGAACGTATCCCCCTGAAAGGACCGAAGAATCTGCCGCGAGAAAGGACAGGGGAGGGAAGCCGATATCGGCAAGAAGGACCTGCCCGGCATTCTCCGCCGCCGGAAAATGCACAAGCGC
This genomic window contains:
- a CDS encoding FHA domain-containing protein: MRSRITQQWLAGTLGGFIGWCLTEPCPWITADREPGQAVVPVTWSRLIVFGIVVGMSIGAAIAAAYGSGSSGRRNRYMGLGLLYGAIGGGIGLALGQTIYQPLTGMAEALTHNSVFGPFGYLLEIFARSLGWAGIGFGLGVLQGGINGSTQRSRNGAIGGVLGGFVGGCVFALMSATVESTTADGRSPFFFLTGAMMRGTALTLTGSAIGLLVGLTERFLRNAWVRVKVGRNEGQEFLIEKSPSTIGRDELSDIPLFGDMQIARQHASIIGKRGAFMLQAAAPGVYLNNVAVQSAPLSDGDAIRISTREIEFHQKGAPRAIGLKDVAKPAIAPKPLAPEGICEFCGQRKDALGGCACSPASPAPPLPGHAPSPARVFQLRALRGPYVGRSFPLEKPEVTLGRGDDRDIRLPDDTSVSRRHARFVAGPTGMEMLDEGSSNGTWINGARITRSPLKPGDEVRLGNSVFRVEAA
- a CDS encoding NAD(P)H-hydrate dehydratase codes for the protein MDAESERYGIPTALLMENAGRAVADAVCRSAPRSVCVVAGGGNNGGDALVAARMLYARGCKVGVVLSKPLSDLRGLAALNARRCADDGVTLEASAESISAYDIIIDGLLGTGIAGAPRGRTAELIQVINASGRPVISIDVPSGIDSDATTAPELAVRATTTVTIGCYKPALVHFPAAENAGQVLLADIGFPPLSFLAADSSVLSGGYVRERVPQWPKDAHKGRRGALLVVAGSRGMTGAPAMSCNAAVNAGAGLVYLACPDPLVPVMERKLTEAMARPVPSSGRPRFSPESIDPVLDLLKAAKAVVLGPGLSQGEGVPEFVAGFLARVGKPTLIDADALNILASLGLTPPPNSVLTPHPGEMARLLGTTVAEVQDDRVSAVRSAARAFNATVVLKGAHTLVCGPDGHVVVNTVSSNVLATGGSGDVLSGVIGALLSQGLSPMDAALVGVRWHGTMGVLAASRLGGTVGAATMLKLLPRAREEMLTTHEAEVLV
- a CDS encoding FHA domain-containing protein, giving the protein MKPKYWSSPLGVLFACVACHAAVTLQFAKPGKYSVSLYEDSAVRLSLPAENVKSLSLTDASKALTGKGKPTVRVIDQSTGNSAMAPLPPEGTIVIKPESFKFISEVMIRVADAKGGIPDTAIATLRDGAGMEQSVQLSARDEGAAVFRYVASGDGAVTVQQGALTNRQTISLRLPLKRETPVLELPAVVTLPDGMKTIAPSQSKTTTQPQTTRPPSLRTGGFLTGFIGFLIALLAFGFVGLYVARSLRNKGVTVQSALAAAGVQLPDDSEPIPVVTAEPPKPVDPTICPFCGARKDPNAPCANCAVAPGAPVSASVAPAPGGVPRLVCVAGPKAASTFNLVGTMSIGRDPSRDISIPDDASLSRHHASVETVGSSVTMVDNGSSNGTWVNGRKVDRQMLRGGDEIVMGASRFRFEA